The proteins below are encoded in one region of Knoellia sp. S7-12:
- a CDS encoding polysaccharide deacetylase family protein, protein MIATFAVIVILGLTGGLSSAASTAASAFGVSQDSTAAAAAQRATPDASSSEPSRVAPGSMGLLALTFDDGPSEITAQLLDVLKEKNVKATFFLQGAHVVAHPELVRRIHDEGHIIGNHSWSHRTFDTLTDAEALDELVRTNDAIAKITGVTPQLFRYPQGVESDSGNKAIRSLSMWGGVLWHWETGAGDYTCPGADGVQRYLNDNATDQALLLLHDGNETSNCPQNQPKYLPRAIDSLRARGFEFGVVASAGGPSWVNQHSWVRVIPADGTP, encoded by the coding sequence GTGATTGCCACCTTCGCGGTGATCGTGATCCTCGGCCTCACCGGGGGACTCTCGAGCGCTGCCTCCACCGCCGCATCGGCCTTCGGCGTGAGCCAGGACTCGACTGCCGCTGCGGCTGCGCAGCGTGCCACTCCTGACGCCTCCAGTTCTGAGCCCAGCCGTGTGGCGCCGGGGTCCATGGGCCTGCTCGCCCTCACCTTCGACGACGGTCCATCAGAGATCACCGCGCAGCTCCTCGATGTCCTCAAGGAGAAGAACGTCAAGGCGACCTTCTTCCTCCAGGGCGCTCACGTCGTGGCCCACCCCGAGCTCGTGCGGCGGATCCACGACGAGGGCCACATCATCGGCAACCACAGCTGGTCGCACCGCACCTTCGACACTTTGACTGACGCCGAGGCCCTGGACGAGCTCGTCCGCACCAACGACGCGATCGCCAAGATCACGGGGGTCACGCCGCAGCTCTTCCGCTACCCCCAGGGCGTCGAGAGCGACTCGGGCAACAAGGCCATCCGCTCGCTCTCCATGTGGGGTGGCGTCCTGTGGCACTGGGAGACAGGAGCAGGTGACTACACCTGCCCCGGCGCCGACGGTGTCCAGCGCTACCTCAACGACAACGCCACCGACCAGGCACTGCTGCTCCTCCACGACGGCAACGAGACATCGAACTGCCCGCAGAACCAGCCCAAGTACCTCCCCAGGGCCATCGACTCACTACGAGCCCGGGGCTTCGAGTTCGGAGTGGTGGCAAGCGCCGGCGGCCCGAGCTGGGTCAACCAGCACTCCTGGGTGCGGGTCATCCCGGCCGACGGGACGCCCTGA
- a CDS encoding zinc finger domain-containing protein yields MPEGHTLYALARDLDIAFRGTSPTVTSPQGKFAGGSALVSGLEVLEATSWGKHLFVEFVGDRFLWVHLGLIGTFTIDTTSYAGELPVVGQVRCRFATDDHVADLRGPMVCDVVTSEKVDEILVRLGPDPLRPNDVRSDPDLAWKRIQRSSKPIAELLMDQAVLAGVGNVYRSEVLFRLRVNPFRPGNKLQRKTWRAIWEDLVALLPLGVATSKIVTIREQVDEVSQALEAGEDVRMTTRDSYVYKRQGEACHVCGSKIKTQVVAGRNLFWCGNCQRRG; encoded by the coding sequence ATGCCCGAAGGCCACACCCTCTACGCCCTCGCCCGTGACCTCGACATCGCTTTCCGCGGCACGTCGCCGACCGTGACGAGCCCGCAGGGCAAGTTCGCCGGCGGCTCCGCACTCGTCTCCGGGCTCGAAGTCCTCGAGGCGACCTCGTGGGGCAAACACCTCTTCGTCGAGTTCGTCGGCGACCGGTTTCTCTGGGTGCACCTTGGGCTGATCGGCACCTTCACGATCGACACGACGTCGTATGCCGGTGAGTTGCCTGTCGTGGGTCAGGTCCGGTGCCGCTTCGCCACCGACGACCACGTCGCCGACCTGCGCGGGCCGATGGTCTGTGACGTCGTCACGTCGGAGAAGGTCGATGAGATCCTCGTGCGGTTGGGCCCGGATCCCTTGCGTCCCAACGATGTCCGCTCAGACCCAGACCTCGCATGGAAGCGGATCCAGCGGTCGAGCAAGCCGATCGCCGAGCTGCTCATGGATCAGGCGGTGCTGGCCGGAGTCGGCAACGTCTATCGCTCCGAAGTGCTGTTCCGGTTGCGGGTCAACCCCTTTCGCCCCGGCAACAAGCTGCAGCGCAAGACCTGGAGGGCCATCTGGGAAGACCTCGTGGCGCTCCTGCCACTCGGTGTGGCGACGAGCAAGATCGTCACGATCCGCGAGCAGGTCGACGAGGTGTCCCAAGCGCTCGAGGCCGGCGAGGACGTGAGGATGACCACTCGAGACTCCTATGTCTACAAGCGCCAGGGCGAGGCCTGCCATGTCTGTGGGTCGAAGATCAAGACCCAGGTCGTCGCCGGCCGCAACCTCTTCTGGTGCGGCAACTGCCAACGTCGCGGCTGA
- a CDS encoding Ku protein, whose translation MRAIWKGAVSFGLVNVPVRLYSATENHDVQFRQVHREDGGRIKYKRTCSIDGEEVAYDDIAKGYETEDGDMVVLTDEDFKDLPSKSSKEINVEKFVPTEQIDPMLLDKSYYLEPDKTATKPYVLLREALESEGRMAVVTVSIRTRMTMAVLRVREGVIVMQTMLWPDEIRQPDFAAVEQAEDATDKEMAMAKLLIEQLAGDFEADDYEDDYAIALQSLVKAKVEGGEIQAPAAEAEESGEVVDLLAALAKSVEKAKASRGEAPAKSSSKAEAKPAKKAAAKKTTAKKATAKKAAKKAS comes from the coding sequence ATGCGTGCAATCTGGAAGGGCGCGGTGTCGTTCGGGCTGGTCAACGTCCCCGTGCGGCTCTATTCGGCAACCGAGAACCATGACGTGCAGTTCCGGCAGGTGCACCGCGAGGATGGCGGCCGGATCAAGTACAAGCGCACGTGCAGCATCGACGGCGAAGAGGTCGCGTACGACGACATCGCCAAGGGCTACGAGACCGAGGACGGCGACATGGTCGTCCTCACCGACGAGGACTTCAAGGACCTGCCGAGCAAGTCCTCCAAGGAGATCAACGTCGAGAAGTTCGTGCCGACGGAGCAGATCGACCCGATGCTCCTCGACAAGTCCTACTACCTCGAGCCCGACAAGACGGCGACCAAGCCCTATGTCCTCCTGCGCGAGGCGCTCGAGTCCGAGGGCCGCATGGCCGTCGTCACCGTCTCGATCCGCACCCGGATGACGATGGCGGTGCTGCGGGTGCGAGAGGGCGTCATCGTCATGCAGACGATGCTCTGGCCCGACGAGATCCGCCAACCCGACTTCGCCGCCGTCGAGCAGGCCGAGGACGCGACCGACAAGGAGATGGCCATGGCCAAGCTCCTCATCGAGCAGCTCGCCGGTGACTTCGAGGCCGACGACTACGAGGACGATTACGCCATCGCCCTCCAGTCGCTCGTCAAGGCCAAGGTCGAGGGTGGCGAGATCCAGGCCCCGGCCGCCGAGGCCGAGGAGTCCGGCGAGGTTGTCGACCTGCTGGCTGCACTCGCCAAGTCGGTCGAGAAGGCCAAGGCGTCCCGCGGCGAAGCCCCCGCGAAGTCATCCAGCAAGGCCGAGGCCAAGCCCGCCAAGAAGGCTGCGGCCAAGAAGACGACAGCGAAGAAGGCGACAGCAAAAAAGGCTGCCAAGAAGGCCTCCTGA